Proteins found in one Phycisphaerae bacterium genomic segment:
- a CDS encoding TolC family protein yields MKPNQEYHMVTQYVAEATGQKSTYRPDEEDAVRSRVEALLVDGLTLNEAIQLALLSNPAFQAAWMDVGMARADFVQSGLLSNPSLGGSLRFPAGGGLADLEVTMAQNVADLWQIPVRQRAAQSALDQVILRLARQAAELAADTRAAYARAAGTRELHKVALDNLAIARQLLDMAVGRQQAGAGSELDVNLSRSAVLEAELSVESARLAASEARRGLTQLLGLTTDPERIALSESLPSSVPGLPPAEVLIAIAREKRLDVRAAAQAVAQADARVREEYLKVFPTLELGTAMERAQRQAQPGRSILADTARASIANGALTAPEIQPRSDRRQNTDFIIGPSWGLELPVFNQNQAQIAKAQYARQQVEKTLQSVSQRMEQEVRSACDQTATAWRIVTAYRERFIPLAEKSLALSRESYNAGRASFLSVLESQRFFLDTRRRAIEAQQSAAATIPEVERAVGLPLADLSNDYPSRGPATGEPAVGETP; encoded by the coding sequence GTGAAGCCCAACCAGGAGTATCACATGGTGACCCAGTATGTGGCCGAGGCGACGGGCCAGAAGAGCACCTACCGACCCGACGAGGAGGATGCCGTCCGATCTCGCGTCGAGGCTCTGCTGGTCGATGGATTGACCCTCAACGAAGCCATCCAACTGGCCCTTCTGAGCAATCCCGCTTTTCAAGCGGCGTGGATGGACGTAGGCATGGCTCGGGCCGATTTCGTTCAGTCGGGCCTGCTCTCCAATCCCTCGCTCGGAGGATCACTGCGATTTCCGGCGGGTGGTGGCCTCGCTGACTTGGAGGTCACCATGGCCCAGAACGTGGCCGATCTGTGGCAAATCCCCGTCCGGCAGCGTGCAGCCCAGTCGGCATTGGATCAGGTGATCCTGCGTCTTGCCCGTCAGGCCGCGGAACTGGCCGCTGATACCAGGGCCGCGTATGCACGTGCAGCCGGCACCAGGGAACTCCACAAGGTGGCGTTGGATAACCTCGCGATTGCCCGTCAGCTGCTCGACATGGCGGTCGGTCGCCAGCAAGCCGGTGCGGGCAGCGAACTCGATGTGAATCTATCGCGTAGCGCTGTGTTGGAGGCCGAACTCTCGGTTGAGTCGGCCAGGCTCGCGGCGTCCGAAGCCCGTCGCGGCCTGACCCAGCTCCTCGGATTGACCACGGACCCGGAACGGATCGCACTGTCGGAGTCGTTGCCGTCATCGGTGCCGGGGCTCCCGCCGGCTGAGGTCCTGATCGCCATCGCTCGGGAGAAACGCTTGGATGTTCGGGCAGCGGCGCAGGCAGTGGCCCAAGCCGACGCCCGCGTGCGAGAGGAGTATCTGAAGGTGTTCCCGACGCTGGAGCTTGGCACGGCGATGGAACGGGCCCAGCGCCAGGCCCAGCCCGGTCGCAGTATCCTTGCGGATACGGCCCGTGCTTCCATCGCCAACGGCGCATTGACCGCCCCGGAAATCCAGCCGCGATCAGATCGCCGGCAGAACACCGACTTCATCATCGGTCCGAGCTGGGGGCTGGAGTTGCCTGTTTTCAATCAGAACCAGGCCCAGATTGCCAAGGCTCAGTATGCCAGGCAGCAGGTCGAGAAGACGCTTCAATCCGTGAGCCAACGGATGGAGCAGGAGGTCCGCAGCGCTTGCGACCAGACGGCGACTGCATGGCGCATCGTCACCGCCTATAGGGAACGGTTCATACCGCTTGCGGAGAAGAGCCTGGCCCTCTCACGCGAGTCCTACAACGCAGGCCGGGCGTCATTCCTCTCGGTTCTTGAATCACAGCGGTTTTTTCTTGACACGCGGCGACGTGCGATCGAGGCACAACAGAGCGCCGCGGCAACGATCCCCGAAGTGGAACGTGCGGTTGGCTTGCCCTTGGCGGACCTGAGCAACGACTACCCGTCAAGGGGGCCGGCTACTGGTGAGCCGGCTGTTGGAGAAACACCATGA
- a CDS encoding metallophosphoesterase — protein sequence MSYMRLLPVAVAAELLAGCGSPVDTSLLWPEREVKVAGVADAVLVARIVHISDSHLLDIESPARYAGFDVVVNSAWRPWEAYAPQLLDGIVRATNRIHQSGLTIDFVVHTGDLCDNAQSNELGWALDVMDGRMVEPLSGPDDRPADARPAATLDPHAAFQAQGLYRSGLHGEGPSIPWYAVPGNHDTYALGTFAIVTFPDGARRAPLPISSRPGILAPTLLDPTGCWTHGQVTPARPGLPALLGNPSLVMPNPARAFFDRSEFKRALFGTATEPAGHGFSAAENDTGWYSVSPLPGLRLIGMDTSDRLLTVPALPYDDGCISIGQREFLRRELAAAQARGELIMVASHYPSRSLEQLSEFVVGPADLRNLLNEYPNVVLHLAGHHHVNRVFDRNGYVEIQTCSTLALPQEGRIIEIWRNPADNSVLIGYDMFSHLDDDLPALGDDPLRAMREVARELAKLDKARRALTQMATPQEVEPEGSPGDRRGQILLRR from the coding sequence ATGAGTTACATGCGACTCCTCCCGGTCGCCGTTGCGGCGGAATTACTCGCGGGCTGCGGGAGCCCGGTGGACACGAGCCTCCTGTGGCCTGAGCGTGAAGTGAAGGTGGCCGGCGTTGCCGATGCGGTGCTCGTCGCCCGGATTGTGCACATCAGCGATTCCCACCTGCTCGACATCGAGTCACCGGCAAGGTACGCCGGTTTTGACGTGGTCGTGAACAGCGCCTGGCGACCTTGGGAAGCCTATGCCCCGCAGCTTCTGGACGGCATAGTGCGGGCGACGAACCGGATCCACCAATCGGGTTTGACTATCGATTTCGTCGTCCACACCGGCGACCTGTGCGACAACGCGCAATCCAACGAGCTGGGGTGGGCCCTCGATGTCATGGACGGCCGAATGGTCGAGCCCCTTTCGGGCCCGGATGACCGGCCCGCGGATGCCCGGCCGGCGGCGACCCTGGACCCGCACGCCGCTTTTCAGGCCCAGGGTCTGTATCGTAGCGGGCTTCACGGCGAGGGTCCGTCGATTCCCTGGTACGCCGTTCCCGGCAATCACGACACTTATGCCCTGGGTACGTTTGCGATCGTGACCTTCCCGGACGGCGCGCGGAGAGCGCCTCTGCCGATCAGCTCCCGTCCGGGGATCCTGGCTCCGACCCTGCTCGATCCGACCGGCTGCTGGACGCACGGCCAGGTAACGCCGGCCCGCCCCGGCCTACCCGCCCTGCTGGGGAACCCGAGTCTGGTCATGCCCAATCCCGCCCGGGCCTTCTTCGACCGCTCCGAGTTCAAGCGCGCCCTGTTCGGCACGGCCACGGAGCCGGCCGGCCACGGATTCAGCGCGGCCGAGAACGACACAGGCTGGTACAGTGTGTCACCACTCCCCGGACTGCGGCTCATCGGCATGGACACCAGCGATCGCTTGCTGACCGTTCCCGCGCTTCCCTATGACGACGGCTGCATCTCCATCGGTCAGCGCGAGTTCCTGCGCCGCGAACTCGCCGCCGCCCAGGCACGCGGCGAGCTGATCATGGTGGCCTCGCATTATCCGAGCCGTTCGCTGGAACAACTCTCCGAGTTCGTAGTCGGGCCGGCCGACCTCCGCAACCTCCTGAACGAGTACCCCAACGTGGTTCTCCACCTGGCGGGTCACCATCATGTGAACCGGGTGTTCGACCGAAACGGCTATGTTGAAATCCAGACCTGCAGTACGCTCGCCCTCCCGCAGGAGGGCCGGATCATCGAGATCTGGCGCAACCCGGCCGACAATTCCGTGCTCATCGGTTACGACATGTTCTCTCATCTGGATGACGATCTGCCCGCGCTGGGCGACGATCCGTTGCGGGCCATGCGCGAGGTGGCCCGGGAACTCGCCAAGCTGGACAAGGCCAGGAGGGCACTGACGCAGATGGCCACGCCGCAGGAGGTCGAGCCGGAAGGAAGCCCCGGCGATCGCCGAGGCCAGATCCTCTTGAGACGCTGA
- a CDS encoding DUF2723 domain-containing protein, whose translation MFLISLTVYAATANRGAQWQDSGAYILSITTGELKSSLGLALTHPLHYGLGRLSLQLLSFAEPSAAITWVSSLAAALTIANVFGAARCLTGNGWAALFAAVSLAVGHTFWRLATVAEVYPVSAALLAGECWCLIAFLRRGGRGYLWGMLLLNGLGIANHLQAALTTPVLGLVALFAVRAHRVTWGQAVTGALLWLLGTLPYSSLVVHELLVTSDWPGTMQSALFGNGGVYRGSVFNLSLSLKCTVITLGFVLLSFPNLFLPAAGYGLVKRRTSGIPIAVSRALLAGLLIHSLFVLRYDVIDQYTFMLPTYVFLALFAAIGVAVFFGGPGLAVGPLPVHDALPTTSGTGVHWGSSRRAACTMGVLLLMATPALYTLAPMVTRHSGVLERAGLARHKPYRDDDVYLFVPWACADRSAEQMSRAAVSLAGDAGRILAADPMGRNAICYRAIRDGQTDIEVTPFLPKHGKRILEDAVVEALSGRRVVFVPADVTEPPPPAVKAERHNGLFLITGPDPSQAPD comes from the coding sequence GTGTTCCTCATCAGCCTGACCGTTTATGCCGCCACCGCCAACCGTGGAGCCCAGTGGCAGGATTCCGGCGCCTACATCCTGAGCATTACGACGGGCGAGTTGAAGAGCTCGCTGGGGCTCGCCCTGACCCATCCGCTGCATTATGGGCTCGGGCGGCTGTCGCTGCAATTGCTGAGCTTCGCTGAGCCGAGTGCGGCCATCACCTGGGTGAGTTCTCTGGCCGCGGCCCTGACGATCGCGAACGTGTTCGGTGCGGCTCGCTGCCTGACGGGCAACGGGTGGGCGGCCCTGTTCGCGGCCGTATCCCTGGCCGTCGGGCACACTTTCTGGCGGCTGGCCACGGTCGCGGAGGTATACCCGGTCAGCGCCGCCCTCCTGGCCGGTGAGTGCTGGTGCCTGATCGCGTTCCTCCGCAGGGGGGGGCGAGGGTACTTGTGGGGCATGCTGCTACTCAACGGGCTGGGGATCGCCAACCACCTTCAGGCCGCGCTGACCACACCGGTACTCGGGCTCGTGGCCTTGTTTGCGGTCCGGGCTCATCGTGTCACATGGGGCCAGGCGGTCACCGGGGCCTTACTCTGGCTTCTGGGGACCCTGCCCTATTCCAGCCTGGTGGTGCACGAGTTGCTGGTAACAAGCGACTGGCCGGGCACCATGCAGTCGGCTCTTTTCGGAAATGGCGGTGTGTACCGAGGCAGCGTGTTCAACCTGTCCTTATCCCTCAAGTGCACCGTGATCACCCTCGGCTTCGTGCTGCTCAGCTTCCCCAATCTCTTCTTGCCCGCGGCCGGGTACGGCTTGGTGAAGCGGCGAACATCCGGCATTCCCATCGCCGTCTCACGGGCGCTTCTCGCCGGGCTGCTGATCCACAGCCTCTTCGTGCTCCGGTACGACGTGATCGATCAATACACCTTCATGCTCCCGACCTACGTGTTCCTGGCACTCTTCGCCGCGATCGGCGTAGCGGTGTTCTTTGGTGGCCCCGGCCTCGCCGTGGGTCCGCTACCGGTTCACGATGCTCTCCCAACCACGAGCGGTACGGGGGTGCACTGGGGAAGCTCTCGTCGCGCCGCGTGCACAATGGGCGTTCTGCTGCTGATGGCGACTCCGGCCCTGTACACCCTGGCCCCGATGGTCACACGCCATTCGGGCGTGTTGGAGAGAGCAGGTCTGGCACGACACAAGCCCTACCGCGATGACGATGTCTACCTGTTCGTGCCCTGGGCCTGTGCGGATCGCTCCGCGGAGCAAATGAGCCGCGCGGCCGTTTCGCTGGCGGGCGACGCCGGGCGGATTCTGGCGGCCGACCCCATGGGCCGCAACGCTATCTGCTATCGGGCGATTCGCGACGGCCAGACGGACATCGAGGTCACACCCTTCTTACCCAAGCACGGAAAACGGATTCTCGAGGACGCCGTGGTCGAAGCCCTTTCCGGCCGACGTGTCGTCTTCGTACCGGCCGATGTCACCGAGCCTCCTCCGCCCGCGGTGAAGGCCGAACGGCACAACGGGCTCTTCCTGATCACCGGGCCGGACCCGAGCCAGGCCCCGGACTGA
- a CDS encoding YdcF family protein: MKQATQPPTTNHLDAQAPGPKAWLPIRILRRGYRLTRAALVLIALTQILLVLTPAVERLYAWLDVTKPPAKADYIVCLGGNPARLLWAVDAYRRGFAPKVIVSNHPVAAEWMHDTLIQCGIPRDRIMTDSTSGTTEAHPAGIDRLPGIDPQTTRLLIVTSHHHSRRAADCFAKAGYRHFSVFGAGFLPQKDVAYFMRVRSRLQLLPHVLYEYVGLVQYWLMGRI; this comes from the coding sequence ATGAAGCAGGCGACTCAACCTCCGACAACGAACCATCTGGACGCTCAGGCGCCTGGGCCCAAAGCCTGGCTCCCGATCCGCATCCTCCGCCGGGGATATCGGCTGACGCGGGCGGCCCTGGTCCTCATCGCCCTGACGCAGATCTTGCTCGTGCTCACGCCCGCAGTGGAGCGGCTCTATGCCTGGCTCGATGTGACCAAGCCGCCAGCCAAGGCCGACTACATCGTCTGCCTGGGTGGCAATCCGGCTCGCCTGCTCTGGGCGGTGGATGCCTACCGGCGCGGCTTCGCCCCCAAGGTCATCGTGAGCAATCATCCGGTCGCGGCCGAGTGGATGCACGACACACTCATCCAGTGCGGCATTCCCCGCGATCGCATCATGACCGATTCAACGTCCGGCACGACCGAGGCCCATCCGGCCGGTATCGACCGCCTGCCAGGCATCGATCCGCAAACCACCCGCCTGCTCATCGTCACCAGCCACCACCACAGCCGTCGCGCCGCTGACTGCTTTGCCAAGGCGGGCTACCGGCACTTCTCCGTCTTTGGCGCGGGTTTCCTGCCGCAGAAAGATGTCGCGTACTTCATGCGCGTACGTTCCCGCCTCCAGTTGCTTCCACATGTGCTCTACGAGTACGTGGGACTGGTGCAGTATTGGCTGATGGGCAGAATCTGA
- a CDS encoding efflux RND transporter periplasmic adaptor subunit has translation MYRDILITVLTVLPLGLLGGAGAAYVWLTRGQTTSAVDPHTGGSDDGTHDLDAAGHPGEEGHDEHAENLVKLSEEAIREFGVQIAEAAGGKLERTLKLPGEIVLNADSVAHIVPRVSGMVREVRKNAGDTVEAGEVMAVMESRELAEARAADLAAEARLRLAEGNFTRVEKLVQGKIAPEQEYHDARQKLEEARIQHRETEAKLQALGIPHDQLATAPDDDSGGFSRYEIKAPFPATVVEKRITRGEVHDSSRHVFVLADLSTVWVDITVYSQDAVYVREGLKVRLSAPGPNGQSAKAEGRIFYVSPIMRESTRTGVARAIITNDNHLWKPGLFVTAEIITGQEDVDVLVPNDALQMIENQAVLFVAENGGFEKRSVALGGENDVYSEVVSGLKPGERYVAKGAFILKAELGKGTGEHEH, from the coding sequence ATGTACAGAGACATCTTGATTACCGTATTGACTGTCCTGCCGTTGGGACTGCTGGGCGGAGCCGGCGCGGCCTACGTCTGGCTGACCAGGGGCCAGACGACATCGGCGGTGGATCCTCACACCGGTGGCTCGGATGACGGCACGCACGATCTCGACGCAGCCGGCCACCCCGGCGAGGAAGGGCACGACGAACACGCCGAGAACCTGGTCAAGCTCTCCGAGGAGGCGATCCGAGAGTTTGGCGTTCAGATCGCCGAGGCCGCTGGGGGCAAGCTGGAACGTACGCTCAAGCTGCCCGGTGAGATCGTGCTGAATGCCGACAGCGTGGCCCACATCGTTCCCCGCGTGTCCGGCATGGTACGTGAGGTCCGCAAGAACGCGGGGGACACAGTGGAAGCCGGCGAAGTGATGGCCGTGATGGAAAGTCGCGAGTTGGCCGAAGCCCGGGCCGCGGATCTGGCGGCCGAAGCCCGACTCCGGCTGGCCGAAGGCAACTTCACGCGGGTGGAGAAGCTGGTCCAGGGCAAGATCGCACCGGAGCAGGAGTATCACGACGCGAGGCAAAAGCTGGAGGAAGCGCGGATCCAGCATCGTGAAACTGAGGCGAAGTTGCAGGCTCTCGGTATCCCGCACGACCAGCTGGCCACGGCTCCCGACGACGATAGCGGAGGCTTCTCGCGATATGAGATCAAGGCGCCTTTCCCCGCGACGGTCGTGGAAAAGCGCATCACGCGCGGCGAGGTTCACGATAGCAGCCGCCACGTGTTCGTCCTGGCGGATCTCTCGACCGTTTGGGTCGATATCACCGTCTACTCTCAGGATGCGGTTTATGTTCGGGAAGGGTTGAAGGTGCGTCTGAGTGCCCCGGGACCGAACGGGCAGTCGGCCAAGGCTGAGGGCAGGATCTTCTATGTGAGTCCGATCATGCGGGAGTCCACGCGGACGGGCGTGGCCCGGGCGATCATCACCAACGACAACCACCTGTGGAAGCCCGGTCTTTTTGTGACGGCGGAGATCATCACCGGCCAGGAGGATGTTGACGTTCTTGTTCCCAACGACGCCCTTCAGATGATCGAGAACCAGGCCGTCTTGTTCGTTGCTGAGAACGGCGGCTTCGAGAAGCGTTCTGTGGCGTTGGGTGGAGAGAACGATGTGTACTCGGAGGTGGTTTCCGGTCTGAAGCCGGGCGAACGTTATGTGGCCAAAGGGGCCTTCATTCTGAAGGCCGAGTTGGGCAAGGGCACGGGCGAGCATGAGCACTGA
- a CDS encoding Gfo/Idh/MocA family oxidoreductase codes for MRTIRVALVGGGMFGKDVVLRCLSDVQRCGIGPYLGTAGLDHRARDLAGVRYEVVAVGTRTAHSGEALASTYRAWVPDADVTAHYGDMPWCSILDERRPDVLFVATPDHLHAAPILAAVERGVHVVAEKPLTLSLKEARSIAAQSKSAGTVVAVDMHKRYDSFLRSAFRRFASKSGSISFLPAIRAARYNH; via the coding sequence ATGCGAACGATCCGAGTGGCCCTGGTCGGCGGTGGGATGTTCGGCAAGGACGTCGTCCTGCGATGTCTGTCGGACGTGCAGCGGTGCGGGATCGGGCCCTACCTGGGGACGGCCGGACTCGACCATCGGGCTCGCGACCTGGCGGGTGTTCGGTACGAGGTGGTGGCCGTCGGTACCCGGACGGCGCACAGCGGCGAGGCCCTGGCCAGCACCTATCGGGCCTGGGTGCCGGATGCGGACGTCACTGCCCACTACGGGGATATGCCCTGGTGCTCGATCCTCGACGAGCGCCGACCGGATGTTCTCTTTGTTGCCACACCGGATCATCTCCATGCCGCGCCCATCCTGGCCGCCGTCGAGCGAGGCGTGCACGTCGTGGCCGAGAAGCCGTTGACCCTGTCGTTGAAGGAGGCCAGGTCCATCGCCGCCCAAAGCAAGTCCGCCGGCACGGTTGTGGCCGTGGACATGCACAAGCGATATGACTCGTTTCTGCGAAGTGCCTTTCGAAGATTCGCGTCCAAGTCGGGTTCCATCTCATTCCTTCCCGCGATTCGTGCGGCTCGGTACAATCACTGA
- a CDS encoding CusA/CzcA family heavy metal efflux RND transporter produces the protein MMTSIIRFAIHQRLLMVLLGIGLVALGAWSFTRLPIDAVPDITNKQVQINTAVTGLSPVEIEKQITCPIEWAMQGIPGVEEIRSVSFYGVSQVTVIFDDDVDLYRARQLVNERLAEAKESLPPGVGAPFMGPIWTGLGEIYFWSVDAVGPKPDGTPYTPMDLKTIQEWIVKPQLRSIAGITEVNTIGGYEKQFHVTPDPMKLISYGLSFRDVLEALAANNANAGGGYIEHSGEQYTIRSTGQIRALPDIGSIKLGTHDGVPFFVRDVAEVSLGKELRTGAGTANGHEAVVGTAILLYGANSRTVAHSVDEKIAQISKVLPENVRINALYNRTYLVDATLETVRRNLTEGAILVVVILFLLIGNVRAAIIVALAIPLSMLFAITGMVQGRISANLMSLGAIDFGIIVDGAVVMIENIVRRVSRRQHELGRVLTEGERFQVVEAAAVEIGRPTLFGVGIIMIVYLPILSLSGVEGKMFKPMAEVVLLALAGALLLTFTIVPALAALALRGRMAEKEFCLARWAKAIYAPVIDLVLQLRWAVVLGAVAVLAATGVLALRMGSEFIPKLSEGALALQPTRMPSIALSSSVVMQEKVEQLLIREFPDEIASIFARTGTSEVVTDVCGPEVSDTYIMLKPREQWKKAKTQVELAEAMDEAVKRLPGQNYEFSQPIELRMNELISGVRSDLAVKVYGDETEIMLEYANTIARELGNVRGAEDIKVEQVAGMPMVNIDIDREAVARYGLNVKDVQEVIEIAMGGVEAGQVIEGDRRFPLVVRLPESLRGNIRTIGVLPIPLPKVDEASRTLASYASGNSNPRAGYIPLSSVAKIGIAEGARQIRREDGKRRIVVQCNVRGRDLGTFVAEAQQRIEQKVGRLPEGYWLGWGGQFENLIGAKERLTIVVPVALGLIFVLLFATFNSIRHAILVFTGVPLALTGGVVALWLRGIPLSISAGVGFIALSGVAVLNGLVMVTFINQLRREGKTVREAIIEGSLTRLRPVLMTAMVASFGFLPMAVATGTGAEVQRPLATVVIGGIISSTLLTLVVLPAVYGWARRDASSGGTP, from the coding sequence ATGATGACAAGCATTATCCGCTTCGCAATTCACCAACGGCTCCTGATGGTGTTGCTGGGCATCGGCCTGGTGGCACTTGGTGCGTGGAGTTTCACGCGTCTCCCGATCGACGCCGTGCCCGACATCACCAATAAACAGGTCCAAATCAACACGGCGGTGACAGGGCTGTCGCCCGTAGAGATTGAGAAGCAGATCACGTGTCCCATCGAGTGGGCCATGCAGGGCATTCCGGGCGTCGAGGAGATACGCTCCGTCTCGTTCTACGGTGTTTCCCAGGTCACGGTCATCTTCGATGACGACGTAGACCTCTACCGGGCGCGGCAACTGGTCAACGAGCGACTCGCGGAAGCCAAGGAGAGCCTGCCACCCGGCGTCGGCGCGCCGTTCATGGGACCGATCTGGACGGGGCTGGGTGAGATCTACTTCTGGAGCGTGGACGCCGTTGGACCCAAGCCCGACGGTACGCCCTACACGCCGATGGACCTCAAGACGATCCAGGAATGGATCGTGAAACCGCAACTTCGATCCATCGCGGGTATCACCGAAGTCAACACCATCGGCGGGTACGAGAAGCAGTTCCATGTGACGCCGGATCCCATGAAACTGATCTCGTACGGTCTGAGTTTCCGCGATGTCCTGGAGGCCCTGGCCGCGAACAACGCCAACGCGGGCGGCGGCTACATCGAGCACAGCGGGGAGCAATACACGATCCGTTCGACCGGGCAAATCCGAGCTCTGCCCGACATCGGCAGCATCAAGCTGGGCACGCACGACGGCGTGCCGTTCTTCGTGAGGGACGTGGCCGAGGTAAGTCTGGGCAAGGAGTTGCGAACCGGTGCCGGAACCGCCAACGGCCATGAAGCGGTGGTCGGCACGGCGATTCTGCTTTACGGGGCAAACAGCCGAACCGTCGCACACAGCGTTGACGAGAAGATCGCCCAGATCAGCAAGGTTCTGCCTGAGAACGTCAGGATCAACGCGTTGTACAACCGCACCTACCTTGTGGACGCCACACTGGAGACGGTCCGCAGGAACCTCACCGAAGGCGCGATTCTCGTCGTCGTGATCCTCTTTCTTCTGATCGGCAACGTCCGCGCCGCGATCATCGTCGCTCTGGCGATCCCGCTCTCGATGCTGTTCGCCATCACCGGAATGGTGCAGGGCCGGATCAGCGCAAACCTGATGAGCCTGGGAGCCATCGACTTTGGCATCATCGTGGACGGCGCGGTCGTCATGATCGAGAACATCGTCCGACGGGTTTCAAGACGCCAGCACGAACTGGGGCGGGTGCTCACCGAGGGCGAGCGCTTTCAGGTAGTGGAGGCAGCGGCCGTTGAGATCGGAAGACCAACCCTCTTCGGCGTCGGGATCATCATGATCGTGTACCTGCCGATCCTGAGTCTCTCCGGCGTGGAGGGCAAGATGTTCAAGCCGATGGCGGAAGTCGTTCTCCTGGCCTTGGCCGGCGCCCTGTTGTTGACATTCACGATTGTGCCGGCGTTGGCTGCACTGGCCCTACGCGGTCGGATGGCAGAGAAGGAATTCTGCCTGGCGAGATGGGCGAAGGCCATCTACGCGCCGGTGATCGACCTGGTGCTTCAGTTGCGCTGGGCGGTCGTGCTCGGGGCCGTCGCTGTTCTGGCGGCCACCGGTGTCCTGGCGCTGCGGATGGGCAGTGAATTCATCCCCAAGCTGAGCGAAGGGGCACTGGCCTTGCAGCCCACCCGGATGCCCAGCATAGCCCTGTCGTCCAGTGTCGTGATGCAGGAGAAGGTTGAACAACTGCTCATCAGAGAGTTTCCGGATGAGATCGCCAGTATCTTCGCCCGGACGGGAACCTCGGAAGTCGTGACCGACGTGTGCGGGCCGGAGGTCTCCGACACGTACATCATGCTGAAGCCGCGCGAGCAGTGGAAGAAGGCCAAGACGCAGGTTGAACTCGCTGAGGCAATGGACGAGGCGGTCAAACGGCTGCCGGGTCAGAACTACGAGTTCAGCCAGCCCATCGAGCTGCGGATGAACGAGCTGATCAGTGGTGTTCGCAGCGACCTGGCAGTCAAGGTCTACGGCGACGAGACGGAGATCATGCTCGAGTACGCCAACACGATTGCGCGGGAGCTTGGCAACGTGCGCGGGGCGGAGGACATCAAAGTCGAGCAGGTGGCCGGCATGCCGATGGTCAATATCGACATTGACCGCGAAGCAGTCGCTCGATACGGCCTGAACGTCAAGGATGTTCAGGAGGTGATAGAGATCGCGATGGGTGGTGTCGAGGCCGGCCAGGTCATCGAAGGGGATCGGCGTTTTCCGCTTGTGGTGCGGTTGCCCGAGAGCCTGCGTGGCAACATCCGGACCATCGGGGTGCTGCCCATTCCCTTGCCCAAGGTCGACGAGGCTTCCAGGACTCTGGCCTCTTATGCCAGTGGGAACAGCAACCCGCGTGCCGGTTACATCCCGCTTTCCAGCGTGGCGAAGATCGGTATCGCGGAGGGCGCCAGACAGATCCGCCGCGAGGACGGGAAGCGACGTATCGTCGTGCAGTGCAACGTCCGAGGTAGAGACCTCGGCACTTTTGTGGCCGAGGCTCAACAGCGGATCGAGCAGAAGGTCGGTCGCCTTCCGGAGGGTTACTGGCTTGGCTGGGGCGGTCAGTTCGAGAACCTCATCGGGGCCAAAGAGCGATTGACCATCGTGGTCCCTGTGGCGTTGGGCTTGATCTTCGTCCTGCTCTTTGCCACGTTCAACTCGATCAGGCACGCCATCCTGGTGTTCACCGGCGTTCCGCTGGCCCTCACGGGTGGCGTCGTTGCCCTCTGGCTGCGCGGTATCCCACTTTCCATCTCCGCGGGCGTCGGCTTCATCGCCCTGTCCGGCGTGGCCGTGCTCAACGGCCTGGTCATGGTGACGTTCATCAATCAGCTCCGCCGTGAGGGCAAGACTGTTCGAGAGGCCATCATCGAGGGTAGTCTGACGCGACTCCGTCCGGTCCTGATGACGGCAATGGTGGCGTCGTTCGGGTTTTTGCCGATGGCTGTGGCCACGGGGACAGGCGCAGAAGTTCAGCGCCCCCTGGCCACGGTGGTCATCGGCGGCATCATCAGCAGCACGCTGCTGACGTTGGTCGTGCTCCCCGCGGTGTACGGATGGGCACGGCGGGACGCGTCTTCTGGGGGCACGCCGTGA